The genomic DNA CGGCCTGGAATGACGCGGTGCAGGCAGCCAAACAGCGACTGAAGGAGACCGATCAGGAGACAGCACGCGTGCAGGCGAAGATGGAACCGCCTTTGACGATTCGTGCACTCTGGGATCGCGGACGTCCTTCCCCCACGTATATCCTGCGACGCGGAGAACACGCGCAACCGGGTGAACTGGTTGGTCCGGGGGCACCTGCAGTGTTGGATCCGCCGGGAACGCCGTTCGTCGTCAAACCTCCCTTCCCCGAGGGCACTCCGAAAACCGGTCGCCGTCTGGCGCTGGCCCGCTGGTTGACGCGGGACGATCATCCACTGACCGCGCGGGTCATGGTAAACCGCGTCTGGTATCACCATTTTGGAACCGGCCTGGTCAAATCGCTGGAGAATTTTGGCGTCAAAGGGGAACGACCCTCGCATCCCGAACTGCTGGACTGGCTGGCTGTCCGCTTCGTCGAAGAGGGCTGGAGCATCAAAGAACTGCACCGTCTGATTATGAACTCCCGAACCTATCGCCAGTCGAGTCAGATCAGTGACGCGATCCAGAAACACGATCCGCAGAATCGCCTCTTGTCACATTTCCCGCTGCGGCGGATGAATGCAGAGGCACTCCGCGATTCCCTGCTGTTTATCTCCGGTAAACTGGATGACAATGCCGGCGGTCCCCCCGATTCGGTCAGCGTCGATCAGAATGGTCTGGTGAGCGCAAATGCAACCGCCGAGGGGGGCTGGAGACGCAGTATCTATCTGCAATACCGACGAACGCAGATTCCGACGATGCTGGACACCTTCGATTATCCCGAAATGGGGCCCAACTGTGTCACGCGGAGTATTTCTACTGTCTCACCCCAGTCACTGATGCTGATGAACAATGAACGGGTCCGCGACCTGGCGGTGGCCTTTGCGGACCGGGTTCAGCAGACGCTGGCAAAGCAGAACCAGGACTCCCCTGCAGCCCGCGTTGAGCTGGTTTACGAAATGGCTCTCTGTCGTCCCCCCAGTGAAACCGAACGCAAACTGGGGGTAGAGACTCTCAAGGAACTGGAGACCAGCTGGAACGAAAATTCCCAGGCGGCCCTGGAGACGTATTGCCATACGATCCTGAATTCCGCTGCATTCCTTTATGTTGATTAGTACGATGAAGCATTCTTCCGAACCACTGCAGACACGTCGTGACTTTTTTGCCCGGACCAGCGATGGCATCATGGGCGCAGCGCTGACGCACCTGTTCTGCCAGGACTTTTTTGGCGGAACCCAGGCACTCGCATCCGAGTCAGAACACGCGCCACAACAGTACAACCTGAAACCCAAGGAACCACACCATCCGCCCAAAGCGACATCGGTGATCCACCTGTTTATGAACGGGGGGCCGAGCCAGATGGATCTGTTCGATCCCAAGCCGGTGCTGGACAAGATGGATGGCAAACCCTATCCGGGAAACATCGAAGACCTGGGGAACTCGAACACGAGCAGCATCGGGGAAATGCTGGGTGGACAATACAAGTTCGCCCGTCACGGGGAATCGGGAATGTGGATGGCCGACGTCCTGCCGGAAACTGCGAAGCTGACCGACGAACTCTGTCTGATCAATTCGATGTGGACCGACCACCCCAACCACGACAATGCCCTGTATAAAATTCACAGCGGGCGGCTGTTCATGGGCTATCCCACGTTTGGCTCGTGGACCGTCTACGGCCTGGGCACCGAAAATCAGAATCTGCCCGCATACGTCGTGCTGACAGATCCCCTGGGGGCTCCCAAGAACGGTACCCGCAACTGGTCAGCCGGCTTTCTGCCTCCGACTTACCAGGGAACGCGGCTGCGTCCGACCGGTTCGCCTATCCTGAACCTGAAACCGCAGTACGAGCAGCCTTCCGCGGTGACCGAGTCTGCGCAGAAACTGCTGAACCAGCTGGATGAGATTCATCGTAAAGAGCGTCCCTATAATCCACTGCTGGATGCCCGTATCGAATCCTACAGCCTGGCGGCACGGATGCAGATGTCGGCTACCGAAGCCCTGGACCTTTCCAAGGAAACGAAACCGACACTGGAACAGTATGGTATCGGCGAGAAAGCGACCGACTCGTATGGGCGTCGCTGTCTGCTGGCCCGCCGTCTGGTGGAACGGGGTGTGCGGTTTGTACAGATCTTCCTGGAAGAACAACCGTGGGACAGTCACGCCGACCTGAATGCCAACCATCGGCTGATGTGCGAACGCACGGACAAACCAGTAGCCGGACTGCTGCGTGACCTGAAACAGCGGGGACTGCTCGATAACACACTGGTCATCTGGGGCGGTGAATTCGGACGGACGCCGACCACCCAGAAATCATCGAACGGTTATTCGGGCCGCGATCACAACATGCAGGCTTTCACTTCCTGGATGGCCGGCGGTGGCGTGAAAGGGGGCACGACCTACGGCGTCACCGATGATTTCGGACACAGCGTCGTCGAGAATCCGGTGAGCGTGCATGACTTCCATGCAACCATCTTACACCTCCTGGGTCTGCATCATCAGAAACTGCACTTCACCCGCAGCGGTCTGGAAGAGCGCCTGACCGGGGTCAAACCGCCTCGCGTGGTCAAGGAGATCATCAGTTGAACCGGTCCGAATCAGGCCTGACCCGTCGTGAACTGCTGCAGTGTGCTGCGACAGCTGGTGTCGCAGTCACATTGGGAAACAGTCTCAGTCAGGCAGCCGATCTTAAAGATGGGCGACCAACGATCATCGATTCCAACGTCAGCCTGTTCGACTGGCCTTTTCGTCAACTCCCGCTGAATGAAACCTCACTGCTGATCAAGAAGCTGCACTCGCTGGGCGTGGTGCAAGCCTGGGCCGGCAGTTATGAAGGTATTCTGCACCGCGATCTGTCTTCCGTCAATCAGCGACTGGCTGAGGAATGTCAGAAGTATCCCGAACTGATACCGTTCGGCACGATCAATGTGTCACTGCCGGGCTGGGAAGACGATTTCCGGGATTGCATCGCCGTACATCAGATGCCGGGAGTGCGGGTCTACCCGGGATATCATGGCTACGCTTTGGATGATCCGCGCTTTCAAGATCTATTGAAGCGGGCAGCCAGCCAGAAGGTTCTGGTGCAGATTGTCGTTTCGCTGGAAGACACGCGTACGCAGAGTCACCTGTTACGAGTGGCAGATCTGGATTTACAGCCGCTGCCGGAAGTGGTCAAGCAGATTCCCGACTGCAAAGTCCAACTGCTTAACGCACGTCCGCGATCACCGCTGTTGAAACAGCTGGAAGAGACACCCGGTATCTACTTCGATACCGCGCGCGTCGATGGAACCGATGGCGTACCGAAGCTGATCGAAGCTGCTCCTGCGGGGCGAGTCCTGTTTGGCAGCCATGCGCCGTTTCTGATTCCCGAAGCACCGCTGGTGCGTGTTTATGAAGCCCGTAAGCTCGACGCACCGGCGCTGGCTGCCCTGCTGTCGGGGAATGCCAGTCGCCTGCTGGAATCCTGTCAGATAACACAGGCTTCTGCTGTACGTGAACGCAAACCGGAGGCCGTACCCACGACAATCGATGCGAGGCAGATTCATGCCGGCCTGCCTGGTCAAGCACAGTTGAAACGCTATCGCATCTGGGATTCCTACTTCACGCCTTCACATTCGAATCCGGGAAGAGACGGGAGTAGTCGGCTGATCGCGGATATTGAGCGTGCATTACCTGCTGCCCGCACCGGTCAGTTTGAAAAACTGTGTTACTTCGCACATGTGGGACTGGGCACAACCAGTGATTCCCAACTGGAGCAACTGCTGCGTGCGCAACCTGACGTAGTGCTGAAACCGCTGGAGCGCTGGCCCGAGCTGTTAATCGGGATGATGCAGCTGAATGCCAACGATGTGCCGGCTTCCCTGGCGGCTTTGGATCAGTGGATCAAGAACGGACCGATGCGGGGCGTCTATTTCGCCAGCAGTGGTCCCGGGGCACAGGTTTGCACGCATCCGAACTTCAACCCGCTGGTCGAACGCATTGGCGAGCTGAACGGGGTGATTATGCAGCACACCTGGTTCAAGACCGGTGGCAAAGGGGGACCGGGTGAATCGACGCCGGACGACCTCGTGGTTCTGGCCAAACGATTTCCCGACCAGCAATTCCTGTGCGCCCATGCAGGCGGTGAATGGGAACAGGGCATCCGCGCAGTCCGGGATTGCGGGAATATTCTTGTCGAGACTTCGGGCTTCGACCCGACGGCGGGCTTCATTGAAATGGCCGTCCGCGAACTGGGGGCCGAACGCGTGGTCTTTGGGAGCCACCTTCCCTCACGCTCACTGGGAACC from Gimesia sp. includes the following:
- a CDS encoding DUF1501 domain-containing protein is translated as MKHSSEPLQTRRDFFARTSDGIMGAALTHLFCQDFFGGTQALASESEHAPQQYNLKPKEPHHPPKATSVIHLFMNGGPSQMDLFDPKPVLDKMDGKPYPGNIEDLGNSNTSSIGEMLGGQYKFARHGESGMWMADVLPETAKLTDELCLINSMWTDHPNHDNALYKIHSGRLFMGYPTFGSWTVYGLGTENQNLPAYVVLTDPLGAPKNGTRNWSAGFLPPTYQGTRLRPTGSPILNLKPQYEQPSAVTESAQKLLNQLDEIHRKERPYNPLLDARIESYSLAARMQMSATEALDLSKETKPTLEQYGIGEKATDSYGRRCLLARRLVERGVRFVQIFLEEQPWDSHADLNANHRLMCERTDKPVAGLLRDLKQRGLLDNTLVIWGGEFGRTPTTQKSSNGYSGRDHNMQAFTSWMAGGGVKGGTTYGVTDDFGHSVVENPVSVHDFHATILHLLGLHHQKLHFTRSGLEERLTGVKPPRVVKEIIS
- a CDS encoding amidohydrolase family protein; amino-acid sequence: MNRSESGLTRRELLQCAATAGVAVTLGNSLSQAADLKDGRPTIIDSNVSLFDWPFRQLPLNETSLLIKKLHSLGVVQAWAGSYEGILHRDLSSVNQRLAEECQKYPELIPFGTINVSLPGWEDDFRDCIAVHQMPGVRVYPGYHGYALDDPRFQDLLKRAASQKVLVQIVVSLEDTRTQSHLLRVADLDLQPLPEVVKQIPDCKVQLLNARPRSPLLKQLEETPGIYFDTARVDGTDGVPKLIEAAPAGRVLFGSHAPFLIPEAPLVRVYEARKLDAPALAALLSGNASRLLESCQITQASAVRERKPEAVPTTIDARQIHAGLPGQAQLKRYRIWDSYFTPSHSNPGRDGSSRLIADIERALPAARTGQFEKLCYFAHVGLGTTSDSQLEQLLRAQPDVVLKPLERWPELLIGMMQLNANDVPASLAALDQWIKNGPMRGVYFASSGPGAQVCTHPNFNPLVERIGELNGVIMQHTWFKTGGKGGPGESTPDDLVVLAKRFPDQQFLCAHAGGEWEQGIRAVRDCGNILVETSGFDPTAGFIEMAVRELGAERVVFGSHLPSRSLGTELCKVTCAQITEQEKFLILGENYRRLLAAQAAKAD